The segment AATATAGGCATAGTTGTAGTCAACCTCCGGGCCGATTGATCGACGCTTGAAGCCTTTCAGGCGCGGATCCACGACAAAGGACCATCCCCGCTCATACATGGGAATAATGACGGCATCGTCATAGAGCAGTTGTTGAATTGCGCCGAACGCATCCATTCGCGCCCTGGCATCGAGGGACGACTGTGCCGTCCGGATCAGGTCATCCATCCTTGGATTGTTATAGCGCCCCCTGTTGTTCAGATTCCAGGAGGCGAACAGGTCACCGAAAGTGAGCGCGTCATCGTAGTCCGGCCCCCAGCCCGCCAGTACCAGATCGAAATCACCGGAGGTCATCTTCGCCAGCCGTTGTTTGAAAATCTGGGCGTCAATCAGAATGTCCAGCCCCAGGTGCTTCTTATACAGAGCCTGGTAGTACTCGGCGGCCACCAGCGCAACCGGCGTATCACCGGTCAACAGCACCAATGGCGGAAACTCTTCGATACCCAGCTCCTGCCTTGCCATCTCCAGGTGCCGGCGGGCAGCCGCCAGATCCATTCGGTGCTCGGGTGGTGGGTATTCTTTACGGAACGGCCCGTTTACGCCGCGGATAAATTCCGGGAACAGGCTCGGTGCGGGCAGGTAACTGGCCTCCTTGAGTGCCTTGTAAACCAGCTCCGACGGATCCTGGGCGAGTTGCAGGGCCTTGCGCAGATGAACATTGTCGGTAAGCCGCCCTTGCCGGTGGTTGAATTCAAGAAAAAAGACCGTGCCCTCCATGAACAGCTGAATCTGCCAGCGCTGTTCCATGGCACTGGGCAGCATCGGCGCCACCAGGTGTGTATCGACTATCTGACCATCCCTGAACAGATTCAGCTTGGCGTTGACGTCCTGGGTGATATAGCCCACGTTAATGGCATCCAGGTGGCCCTTCTGGTCGCTCCAGTAGTAGGGATTTTTCTCCCAGCGCATGGAGGCATTATGCACCCATTCGGTGACGACGTACGGCCCGTTGTACAACAGCATGTCAGCATCTGCACCGAAGCGCCCGTTGGTGCTGTTGAAGAAATCCTCCCGGATCGGGTAGTAAGTATTGAACGCCGCCAGCTTTTCGAAATAGGGCGTGGGTTGCTCAAACTCGACTTCGAGGGTGAAGTCATCCACTGCTTCTACACCAAGGAAGGACACCGGCAGCTCACCGTTATTGATCGCTTCGGCATTCTTGACCGGATAAAGAATGAAGGCATACTCGGCGCCGGTTGCAGGGTCGACTACCCGTCGCCAGGAAAAAACAAAATCGTGGGCGGTGACCGGTTTTCCATCGCTCCAGCGGGCATTTTCCCGAAGCCAGAAGGTGGCGCCGTCCTCCCGGATTTCCCAGCGCTCGGCCACACCCGGTACCAGCTGGCTGGTATCATCGTAGGCGATCAGCCCTTCCATAGTATGGGCAATCACCACGAAGCTGGCGGCGTCGGTAGCCCGGCTGCTGTCAAGTTGCGGTGGTTCTTCCCGCAGGGCAATCGTTATACTGTTGTTCTCAACATCGACAGCCGAACCGCTGACCGAGCTGCCCGTCGCTCCCGAAATCAGCGACAGCAGGTAGATAAGAGCGAATAAGCCCAGGGCCGCGTAGACAGCATAGAGCGCCAGTTGTCTGCCGGCACTGCGGGTAAAATTTTGCCCGGCTGGCTGAATTTCCGGTCTTCCGGTCATGACCACCCTGAAATAAGTAAGGACAGAATGTGCTGGAGCATACCGCAGCCAACAGGCAGAGTCGATACGAAGCGAGACCGCCGTTCGACTGAATCGACGATACGAATGGGGGGCCGGGTTGCCGGGCTCAGGCCGCGTTGGCGGTTACCGCTGCCCCCGGCTTTTCAGTCGGGGATAATCCCTTTTTTGAGCGCACCCGATCCTCGAATGCACCCTCTCCTTCCATCATGTGCGCCACCCGCTGCAGTGCCGACAGCAGTTGCGACTGCTCCCACTCCGGCAGCTCTCCCAACCGTTCAGTCAGCAGGGCCTGCATATCGGGCAAAGAGCTTTTGAGAACCTCCTCGCCCAGATCGGTGAGAGTAACGTTCACACGCCGCTTGTCGGCACTATCCCGCGCTCGCGACACCAGTCCCCGGCCTTCCAGCCGGATCAGGATGTCGGTGACGGTACCCTGGCTCAGGTTAATCCGGTTAGCCAGATCGCCCGCCGACATGGAGCCCTGCCTGAGGGCATTTAAAAGTGTGGCCTGTGGCCCCGTCAGCCCATGGCTTTGCACAAGCGACCGGGAGTGCAGGTCCATCGATCTGGTGATGCGTCTGAGGGAGGCGACAATCTGTTGAGATGTGGAGGACACGCCCTGATCCATTTGAGTAAACCTCTTAACGTCTAACAGTCGTTCTCGGATAAAGCTGCGTCAATATCTACGACAGCCGTCATGCAATAGACCACTTTGCTTATTACACTGGAACTACCAGCATGCAGAGGATTCTGAGAGCCCCGCAGGGGGTCTGATCTCCAGGCAGGGAAAGTGTCTACTGATCCACTTTCGCACACAAGCAACAAATTGTTACTTTGAGAAGAGGTCAGTGCTCTGTAAATTTACCGAGCACTAGAGCAGCGAGCGGACAGCCCCCACCAACCCGCCGATCAGCAGGACCAGACTCGGCAACGCTGTCAAGGCGAAGCCAAGACCACGGGACTTTGGCTCTTTGGTGTAGGCGCGCAGGTAAATGAACCGCCCGATAATCCAGACGAACCCCAGACCTGCCGCGATGCTTGGGCTGCTGAAGAGGCTGAATATCACGATCCCGGGAAGGAAGAGCAGCAGACTCTCCTGGGTATTCTGGTGCACGCGGTTATACCTTTCGAACATCGGGTCACCGCTGGTGGCAGGCGCCGGAACGTTGTATTTCATCCTTGCCCGCCCCACCAGCATACCGAAGAAAAAATACTGGATCAGTGCCAGAACGATGACGATGTAAACAGCTTCCATTTTTGTATCCTCTCAATCGCAGGACTGGCCTGCAGTTAGTAATTTTTGCGGCTGTAATATCAGGGGGCGGCGGACCTTACAGTTTCGCCCGGACTGCTTTTCCGGGTATCCAGCTCGACGACCTGCTGCAGATAGGTTGCTGAATCGGTTGTTTCCAGAGGTTTGAACTTAACCGTGGGATGCAGCTCACGCATACGGTTGTTCAGCAGGCCATGGGCAGAAAATATCAGTGCATCCTGGATAATGTGGTCGGTATCGCAGCCACTGGCCAGGTTCAGCAACCGGTCAAAACCGACGATGAAGTTGTTACTGTGGCGCTGACGAATTTCAGTTCCGTACAACAGATCTTCCATGGAAATGCCCGGCTCAGCAGAAATAATGAGAAAGCGGCGGGAAAACACCTCGTAGTCGCCCGCTGCATATTGTTGCCAGAGTTCGTTGATCTCCTCAGTCGAATAGTTCTCGTCACCGGCCGGCCCCTGGCTGGAGATAAACAACATGCCGCTGATGGCTCCCAGCTGCTTGCGGGTATTCTCGGCAATCTTGAAGAAAGTTTCCTGCCGTGCATTGAGTTCCGTGGCTGCAATAGCCTGGGTCTGCTTCTCGGACTGCAAATTGGTCCGACGCAGTTCGCGGTTATTCTCGGCCAGCACCGTCTGCTGAATGAACAGGCCGATCACAAGCCACAGAAACGCCAGTGGCGCGAAGGCGCCTTCCAGAAAAGTGCCCATCTGGTCGATGGGCAGCGCAGCAAAGGACGACCAGCCAACATTTCTGGCAATGTAGATAATGCCCAGCAGAACCCAGATGAAGGTTACGGCAAGGCCGAACCAGATCCTTCGGTCCTTGTGCTCCAGCTCTTCCAGTGACGTCAGATCCACAAGCGCCCCCTCGAGGCAGCATCAAATTGTGCCCTAGGGTAAAGCCGGCACCAGAGAAGGTCAATTCCGTCGCGGCTATAAGCGCCAATAGGTTACAATTACCCGCTTGACGAAACCGGGGGGAGACCGCAACGTGGCCGCAAAGAAATCGACCGACAGCCAGGACGCTCAGCAATTCGACTTCGAGACTGCACTGGATCAGCTGGAGGCGCTGGTCAGCGCCATGGAAGAAGGAGAACTGAGCCTGGAAGAATCGCTGCAGGCATTCGAAAAAGGCGTCAAACTGACCAGAGAATGTCAGACCGCACTGGAAAAAGCCGAGCAGAAAGTCCAGACCCTGCTGGACGATGCCGGCACCACCGAGCCGCTGGGATTCGACGACGAGGATTAAGCGCCTCCCCCCCAACCTGGCATCGCGTCACCATGCCGGCCGTACTGAGATAAGAATCCACCCACATGACAAGCCCCCTGACATCCGACACCCTGAAGGAATTCTTCACCCGCTGCCAGCAGCGCGTAGAATCGGGTCTCGGCAGCCTGTTTGAGTCGAACGGGCTGACGGCGCAATTGCAGGAAGCCATGGCCTACGCCAGCCTCAATGGTGGTAAGCGCGTGCGACCGATGCTGGTCTACGGTGCTGCCCAGGCCGCAGGTTGCGAACTCGCCCAGGGTGATCTCCCGGCTATTGCCGTCGAACTGGTGCATTGCTATTCGCTGGTTCACGACGATCTCCCGGCCATGGACAACGATGATCTGCGCCGCGGCAAACCCACGGTGCACAAAGCCTATAGCGAAGCCACCGCGATCCTGGTGGGCGACGCCCTGCTGACGCTGGCCTTCGAGGTCCTTTCACACGAGCGGCCAACAACCCTGTCACCGGCCCAACAGTTACGCATGGTCGGAGTCCTTGCCCGGGCAGCCGGCTACCACGGCATGGTTGCCGGACAGGCCGTGGACTTTGAGGCCGCGGGCAAGACGTTGGACATTGAACAGCTAAAGGCCATGCATGCCCTGAAAACCGGTGCCCTTATTACGGCCAGCGTGGAACTCGGCGCGCTGACCAGCCCGCAACTGGAACCGGAACGAATGGCCTCCCTGCTGACCTTTGCCGGGCGCATCGGGCTGGCCTTCCAGATCCAGGACGATGTGCTTGATGTGATCAGCGAAACCGCGGTGCTGGGCAAGCCCCAGGGTTCTGACCAGGCCTTGAATAAACCAACCTATACCTCCCTGTTAGGGCTGGACGAGGCACGTTCACAGGCCATCGGCCTCGCTGATCAGGCCGTGCAGGCGCTGGCAGGGTTTGGGGATGAAGCGGAAATGCTGCGGCAACTGGCCCGCTACATCGTTGAACGGGTTCATTGATGAGGGTGGCCGGAGCGTAGATAATGACGACCATGTTTGAGGAAATACCCACCGAACGGCCGGATACGCCGTTACTGGACCAGATCGATTGCCCGGCGGACGTCAGAGCCCTTGAGGAATCCCAGCTGCAGCAGCTTGCCACAGAGCTGCGCGCGTTCCTGCTTTACTCAGTGGGCCAGACCGGTGGGCATTTTGGGGCCGGCCTGGGAGTGGTCGAGCTCACTGTCGCGCTGCACTACGTTTTTGACACCCCTGCAGATCGGCTCATCTGGGACGTGGGACACCAGGCCTACCCCCATAAAATCCTCACCGGCCGCCGCGAGCGCATGCTGACCATGCGTCAGCCCGACGGGCTGGCACCTTTCCCGGCCCGCCAGGAGAGTGAGTTCGATGCCTTTGGCGTAGGCCATTCCAGCACTTCCATCAGTGC is part of the Gammaproteobacteria bacterium genome and harbors:
- a CDS encoding polyprenyl synthetase family protein, whose product is MTSPLTSDTLKEFFTRCQQRVESGLGSLFESNGLTAQLQEAMAYASLNGGKRVRPMLVYGAAQAAGCELAQGDLPAIAVELVHCYSLVHDDLPAMDNDDLRRGKPTVHKAYSEATAILVGDALLTLAFEVLSHERPTTLSPAQQLRMVGVLARAAGYHGMVAGQAVDFEAAGKTLDIEQLKAMHALKTGALITASVELGALTSPQLEPERMASLLTFAGRIGLAFQIQDDVLDVISETAVLGKPQGSDQALNKPTYTSLLGLDEARSQAIGLADQAVQALAGFGDEAEMLRQLARYIVERVH
- a CDS encoding MAPEG family protein, with the translated sequence MEAVYIVIVLALIQYFFFGMLVGRARMKYNVPAPATSGDPMFERYNRVHQNTQESLLLFLPGIVIFSLFSSPSIAAGLGFVWIIGRFIYLRAYTKEPKSRGLGFALTALPSLVLLIGGLVGAVRSLL
- a CDS encoding MarR family winged helix-turn-helix transcriptional regulator; translation: MSSTSQQIVASLRRITRSMDLHSRSLVQSHGLTGPQATLLNALRQGSMSAGDLANRINLSQGTVTDILIRLEGRGLVSRARDSADKRRVNVTLTDLGEEVLKSSLPDMQALLTERLGELPEWEQSQLLSALQRVAHMMEGEGAFEDRVRSKKGLSPTEKPGAAVTANAA
- a CDS encoding exodeoxyribonuclease VII small subunit — its product is MAAKKSTDSQDAQQFDFETALDQLEALVSAMEEGELSLEESLQAFEKGVKLTRECQTALEKAEQKVQTLLDDAGTTEPLGFDDED
- a CDS encoding peptide ABC transporter substrate-binding protein; its protein translation is MTGRPEIQPAGQNFTRSAGRQLALYAVYAALGLFALIYLLSLISGATGSSVSGSAVDVENNSITIALREEPPQLDSSRATDAASFVVIAHTMEGLIAYDDTSQLVPGVAERWEIREDGATFWLRENARWSDGKPVTAHDFVFSWRRVVDPATGAEYAFILYPVKNAEAINNGELPVSFLGVEAVDDFTLEVEFEQPTPYFEKLAAFNTYYPIREDFFNSTNGRFGADADMLLYNGPYVVTEWVHNASMRWEKNPYYWSDQKGHLDAINVGYITQDVNAKLNLFRDGQIVDTHLVAPMLPSAMEQRWQIQLFMEGTVFFLEFNHRQGRLTDNVHLRKALQLAQDPSELVYKALKEASYLPAPSLFPEFIRGVNGPFRKEYPPPEHRMDLAAARRHLEMARQELGIEEFPPLVLLTGDTPVALVAAEYYQALYKKHLGLDILIDAQIFKQRLAKMTSGDFDLVLAGWGPDYDDALTFGDLFASWNLNNRGRYNNPRMDDLIRTAQSSLDARARMDAFGAIQQLLYDDAVIIPMYERGWSFVVDPRLKGFKRRSIGPEVDYNYAYIDVD